The genomic region GATGATGACGTGGGGTGGCTGCTCTCCGCCGACGCGGTGCGCCAGCGCGCCCACGCGATCCTGGCGAAGGCCGAGCGCGGCGACCTCGCCCATTTCGCGTTTCACCCGGACCGGCTGGGTGACGCCGCCGCCCTGGTCGCCGCGGTGACGCGGGAGTCCTACCCGGACCTCGACGTTCCCTACCACAGCCGCTGGCGGCACTTCGTGGTGAACGGCGACGACCGCTGGGCCACGCTCGCCGCCGGGCTGAGGCCGGACGCCGACGAGATCGCGCGCATCCGCTTCGACCTCGCGGTGACCAGCGTTCTGCTCGACGCCGGGGCGGGCGACCGCTGGCGCTACCACGACGCCGCGGGGGTGGAACTGGCCCGCTCCGAAGGGTTGGCCATCGCCAGCTTCGACCTGTTCCGCTCCGGCGGCTTCGCCGACGATCCGGTCCACGCCCCTCTGCGCGCCGACGCGGCGGCCCTGTCCGCCATGACCGAGACGGCGCTCGCCCGCGGCTTCCAGGCCGGGCCGGACAACCCGCTGGTCGGGCTGGAGGGGCGCGCCGCCCTGCTGCGCCGTCTGGGAAGCGCGCTGACCGCCGCACCTGACCTGTTCGGCACGCCGGGGCGGGTCGGCGCCCTCTACGACGCGCTGAAGGCGCAGGCCGTGGACGGGACGCT from Azospirillum baldaniorum harbors:
- a CDS encoding URC4/urg3 family protein; this translates as MSAVSDDDVGWLLSADAVRQRAHAILAKAERGDLAHFAFHPDRLGDAAALVAAVTRESYPDLDVPYHSRWRHFVVNGDDRWATLAAGLRPDADEIARIRFDLAVTSVLLDAGAGDRWRYHDAAGVELARSEGLAIASFDLFRSGGFADDPVHAPLRADAAALSAMTETALARGFQAGPDNPLVGLEGRAALLRRLGSALTAAPDLFGTPGRVGALYDALKAQAVDGTLPASAILDAVLRGLGPIWPGRIERGGVNLGDSWSHSAVGLVPFHKLSQWLSYSLVEPLEGAGIAVTGLDRLTGLPEYRNGGLLVDSGVLVPKDPRLLTDELEVGDEAVVEWRALTVALLDRLADEVRARLGVPAESFPLAKVLQGGTWTAGRRIARERRPGGGPPIRIRSDGTVF